In the genome of Pontibacter actiniarum, the window AGCGCCAATACGCGCTGCCACATGTTTTGCAGCACGAATATCGCTGCGGAACTGGTTTACGGTTTGGCCTGGCTCTTTGCAGTAATAGTGACTAAAGGTATGCGTGGCCATCTCCTGGTACGGGGTATCAGCCACTTTTTTTACTAGTTCAGGAGCAAAGAAATAAGGCTCTAGTTCAGCTTTCCCGTGCAGCTCCTGTTGGCTGTAGGCAGAGAGTTTTTTGTTACTGTATGCCGGCTTCTCTGCAGGAGCAAGGGCACTCCAGTCAGGCCAGTCATTGGCAAACAGCATTCCTACTGTTGCCCAGGTAACATGCACCTGCTCCTGCTCAAAAAGGTGCAACATTTGCGGAATTACTTTCCGAGTATTTTCAAAGTACTGGTAACGGTCTTTTAAAGGGACTTTATCGAAAATACCCCAGTATAACTCAAAGTCTAAGGAAATGGTAAAGACGGGTATGTTTTGCATTAAACTAGACGTAAACGTTTACGAGGAGCAGTGGCAACAGCCTCCTCATTGCTCCCAGAGTCCGCTTTCTTGCGTTGCTTGTACTCCATGAAAGCCATAATTACAAAGAAGAGGAAATACATAACTTGACTTTTTTGCCTTATAACAATACCAAGATTAGACATAACAAATGACAGGGCAACTGATGATGAAAGAAATATGACTAGACTCATCTTTACCATTGATGAAGATTTCTTTAGGAAAGGAATGAAGTCTTTGTCCACAAGCTTCCAAGTCAGCAGCAAGTATAACAGATTTTCTAATGAAATATATAAAGCAAGAGCTCCGGAAGCATCAAAGAAAAGTGGTCTAAACCAAAATGTAAAAAGCTTGACAGGTAGAGGGTAACTGCTCATGTCAACTCCAGAACCGGCTTTCGCTAAATGGCCTGCTCGTGTCTCGGCAAATTCATCAAAACTTTCAAGTGGATTCTCAGCGTCTATGTTAGCAACAGCCAAGATCTCATCATACATTAAAGCTAAACTACCTACAAAAGCTAAGTAGACAAACAACTTCTGATACAGCGGTACCCTCTCCTGACCAGTAAAAAAGCCTAATACTGCTCCAACCCCTAAAAACAGAAACATGTGTGGCCTAATGCTATAAACTATAAAAGAACCTATAATTAAAGCCATCAACCGCTTCTGCGGAAACTTCATAGCATAAGCAAACAATCCTATACCTAAAAATATAAGTGAACCTTTCCCTAAGGAGGCAGTCCAGAAATGCATGTTTGGCAGAAAGAGTAACAGGGTTAACAAGTCATAGTTGAGGAACTTAATATTCAGCCTAACATTTTCCTTAAAGAAGATATAAAAGTAAATAAATCCAATGTACCCAAACCATGAAAATAAAGCCATAATGGCTTCATAAGAAAAGTTTAAGCCATTGATAAAAGGAGAAGCTATGAATTCTATAAATTTTGTATCTGTTCCATAAGAGGTTACCCATGTGGAAAAACGCGAAGTGCGTTCATAATATCCATTCGAATCTGAAGGGTTATAAGTAGCATAAAGATAATAGATAAACCAAAATAACACATGGAAAAAGTACAATTTACTCAGCAACCCAACTGATATAAAAGTATGCTTATTCTTAAAGTGCCCCAAAATGGGTTGATTAACAGCAAACAATAAAAGAATAAGAATAATCGCCCCTACCATCTTACAATATCAAGTTAATTTCTATTAATGACCGTTACCTGTTTCAGGACTAGCTTATTATTAAATAGCAACCTCAAAATACTTAAACCTGCTTTTGATTCTTATACCATATTTCCATTGTCAGTAAGCTAAATAAAATCTTAGCTCGCTTATCTTTTGAGATATTTAATGTTCCATTCATTAGGCGCTGAACCAGCTTAGGATCTATTACTTCCTTATAAAGGCAGTCGCTACTGTTCACATAATCTTTAAGAAGTGGGTTTATATCTTTATCAACCAAATTGATGATTGGCACTTCAAATCCCTTCTTCGGCAGTTTATCATTGCCTGCCGGAAGGTACTGACTGGCAAGCTTGCGCAACAAGTATTTTGTTGTCCCTCCCCTGATCTTTAAGTTATCCGAAAGGCTTGGTGCAAATTCCATAATCTCTTTAGACAGGAACGGAGACCTGCCCTCTAAGGAACTTTGCATGGAACTTATATCTATCTTCTTGAGCAGGATATAAGGTAGAATTCCTTGAAAATCGGTCAACATTATCTTTCTTAAGCCCGAAATGTTTTTTGAAAAATTTCGAGCTACAAGGGTCTGAAAAGAGGGTTCAGGTTGAACTTTATAATCACGTTTATAGTCGAAGAGTACATCTGTACTTGCACTAAGATACTGCTCAAAATCGTTCCTGCTACTTAGCTTCACGAGTCGGTACAGATAGTTGTACATATTCATTTTAGAGGCAGGAGCAGGTAAAAAAGGAGCTACAGCTTTAGATGCCCCCTTTACAACACCATTTCTAAAAAAAGAATGCGCAAAAGGTACATACCTCCTGTAACCGCCAAACAATTCATCCCCTCCATCTCCGTTGATGATCACTGTAACATGCTTTTTGGCTTCTCTAGCTACATAGTAAGACGGGATCTGAGAATCATCCATAAAGGGTTCACCATATGCTCTAACAATGCTTTCAAAATCATTTGTTAGCTTATCGTATGAAACCTCCAGTTCTTGATGATTTGTATTTAGATACTTAGCAACTTGTTTCGCAACGACAGACTCATCATACTCATTTTGGAACTTCACTGTAAAAGTTCTTAGATTAGGTTTCAACTCAGAAGCCATCGCAGCCATTATGCCACTATCGATACCTCCGCTCAAAAAACACCCTACTTCTAAGTCACTACTTTCTACACGCCTCTTTACTGCAATTTTTAACTTTTCATCGAGCAACGCTAACGCCTCCTGCTCCTGAAGTTCCAGCACTTGCTCATAGTAAGGCTCTATGGACCACCACTGTTGTTGCTCGGACATAGATAAGTTCTCTACATCTATAGAAATTCTATGTCCTGGCTGAAGCTCATAAATATCTTTGTAAGGTGTATTTTTACCATATACCATACCTGTTTGCAGGTATTCTGCAATGGAAGGTAAGTATATACTTGGCCTCATGATCTTCTGCAAGAGATTTTGCTCACTACCAAAGTAGATACCATCATCCGCAACCCCTATATAAAGAGGCTTTTTGCCTGCTCTGTCTCTTAGCAGAAACACCTTACCCTGCTTTTTATCAAAAAGAGCTATCGCAAACATGCCATCCATGTGAGAAAGCATATCAAGCCCTAATTGCTTATACATTAGTAGCACTGTCTCTGTATCAGATCGAGTTTTACCTGTAAGGCCAAATTTAGTTCTTAGCTCTTGGTGGTTATAGATTTCACCGTTAAATATAATAGCAAGGCCTTCATCGTCCATAGGTTGAGTTCCGCCCTCAATATCAACAATACTTAACCTGGCATGAAAGAAATGTACATTTTGAGCATAAGTTTTATGTACTTGCCCATCAGGTCCTCGGTGGCATAACATCTCTGTTGCCACGTGCATATCTCTTTCTCTCAAAGAGCCCACTTTACCAAAAATCCCACACATACTAAAACAGTTCTAGATCGCCCAAATTAAATGACCAATTATTTGCATCTTCTACCCTAGTAATTAGCTCAGCATCATTCACTTCTCTGATAGTGATCTCTGGTGCGTACTTTTTTAACGAGAATACTCTGTAAGCTACTGTTTGCACAAAGTTCATTTTGTAGTTTGGAATGAAACTTATAACAGGTGTGCCTAGCTTACGTGCAAGACTATGATAGGCTTTTAAGGCAGTTGCTGACTCAGCAACTCCATCAGACCAAATTTCATCACAAATTCTCAACTCATAGAACCGTCCCCTCATCTTGAGGTGAAAGAAAAGCATTATTGCTCTTTCTTTACCTTCGTACACATAAGAACCGTAAGGTATCTCAGGGATAAGTTGGTAACGCCACCTAAAGTACGCAAGGGTATGATGTGTATGTACCAAACCTTGTGAAGAAGCAGGTTTGAAAGGTAAATTATCGAAGTCAACCTTCTGCAAAGAACCTCTATACTTCTCAAACCTTTCTAAAGCCTTCCTACTAAATGCCAGCGCTATACTTCCAACTACATTTGGCTTGCCTAGTACTTTCCATCCCATTTTAAGGTAGCCGGGTTTGGATTGAGTATTTGGAGTATTATAGATAAAACAGGAAGGCTCTGTCTGCTTGAGCTCCTGAATTAGTGCTTTTGTTAATTTTGAGAATATACCTTTCCCACGGTAATCTGGATGAGTCGCTGTATCAACTGCTCTAAAGGCAGGAATGTTCTTACTGTTAAGCTCCCATCTCCAGCGCATAAACGCACGCAAGCCAATTAGCTTATCTTTATCGAAAGCGAGCAAAACAGGGGATCTACCAAAAGGATTATCGATGTGCTTCCACCTCCAGAAGGTTTCTACTGGGGCCCCTCCATCACTACCTAACGAAAGCTCAAATAAATCCAGAATTGCGGGTAAGTCCTGCTCCGTTGCTGCTCTTACTTCATACTCCATATTTTGCATACTGCTTATACACAACCTCTAATTTTTGTACCATGTTCTTCATGCTAAAACGTTGCTCTACTCTCTCACGCGCATTAGCAGCTAAAGTGGTACGCTTCTCTTTATCTTGCAATAATAAGTTCACGTTTTTTTCAAGAGCTACCACATCACCTGCATCACATAATAGCCCTGACACTCCATTCTCGACCACCTCGGGTACTCCTCCAACAGCTGTAGAAACTATTGCACAAGACATACTCATTGCTTCTAGCAGTGCAATTGGAAGCCCCTCAAAATCAGAAGTCATCAGATAAACATCTGCCATATTAAAGTATGGCTTCACATTTTCTTGTAGACCTGCGAAATGCACCTTCCCTTGAGATCGTAAGGGCTCAGCCAGAACTTTCAGCTTTTCTTTTTCAGGCCCATCACCAACAATAATGAAAGAAACCTTGTCATTCGTACTGCACACTCCTTCAGCAACTTTTAAAAAGTTATCAAGTCTTTTTTGTTCACGGAAAACCGCAGCAGTTGCAACAACTAGGTTATCGGCAGGAATTTCTAATTTGGAACGAAAGCCTGCATCTTCTGATGTTTTTCTAAAGGAACCTGTGTCTACACCATTAAGTATCAGCTTAATTTTCTCTGGGCTAACAAACTTTTTTAGAGCTACTTCAGCGTCTCTAGATACAGGTATTATTAGTTGGTTCAGAGAAATAGTTAAGCGGCTCGCGAACTTTGTTAAGCTATGATACCGGGAAAAATTGTTATGCTCTGTATAAATAACTGGCACACCTGTTAGCTTAGCAGCTATTCTACCTGCTATTCCGGCCCATGGCAAATGGCAATGGACTAAATTAATACCCTGTTCACGTATATATCGGACCAAGCTGGGTACTTTTTGAAAAATTTGTATGTTATTAGACGCTTCAAAGCAACTAACTACTCCACCATTATTTTTGATAGCTTCAACCATTTGGTTTTTCCAAGGGAGGAAGTAGATGTAGTGGAATTCAAACTCAACTTTATTATGATACTTCAACGTCTCAGGTAGCAGCATCTCAGCTCCACCTCTACCTAGAGACTTTATAACGTGAAGAACTTTTATCTTTTGCGACATGAGGATCTATTGTTTTACCTAATTTCTTGGTTACTCCATGAACCGTTCCACGGAAAAACCATTCTAGCTTTGCTGATTTATTATTTTCCTTGAGCAATATAGCCCCCAATAACTTAACCCAACTTCTAACTAGTTTATAGGCTCTTAAAGTTGTGCGCTCCTTCACATACAAGCGCATGTAAAGCATATTACGAACTGTATAATAGTACCGCCAGGGTTGCCTGTAATTTGTGACTCTTGTCGTAAAATGAACGCCCTTGGCAGCCGGAACCCATTTAAGGGGATAGTTAAATTTATCTCTCATCCTGTCCATTAGGTACTCCGAATCCTCGGCCCAGAAAAAAAAGTCTTTGCGGGGATAACCAACGTGCTTTATAACTTGCATGGGTATAAGCACCCCCCACCATCCCGGCATTCTCCTTGTCGCAAAATCTTTTTCACGTATGTAGGGAAAGACTACTGTTTTATCATTCGTAGAGTTTAGCAGGACTTCCAAGCAGCTATCGAACGGGAAGAAATCATCATCCATCATCCAAACATAGTCAACATTTGTTTTTTCTGCGAAGAACTTAACCCCTTCATAAAATCCACCTGCCGGGCCTGTATTTTCGCTTAAGTAAATTTTTTCAATGTTATCCATTGAATCAAGATACTCCCGCGTTCCATCAAGTGAATTGTTATCAACTACTAAAACTTGAATAGACTTATGTGTTTGCGCCAGAACTTTGCAAAGGGTTATCTTGAGAAGTTTCAGGCGATTGCAGGTTAGAATTATAACCCCAACAGATTTATTCATGAGAAATTAAAATTATAGCCTGTGTGCATCTTAGATTCTATTAGACAACTTTTGATATAGGTTAGCAAAAGAACTGGCTATGTTTTTATTCATATACTTCTCTTCCACCATGCTTAAGGCACACCCCACTAAACTTGAAACTTTTGATTTATTAGTTAAGCAGTTATTTACAGCCTGGGCAAAGGCTTCTTCTTCTCCACGTTCTACTAACCAACCTGTTTTATCAGGTATTACCACTTCACTTATTCCGCCCACATTATTCGCAACAACAGGTGTTTCATACAGCATCGCTTCTAAAATCACGCCTGGCAAACCCTCAATTACACTAGGCAGAAGAAGCGCATCTCCATGCGCAATATACTCCAGGGGGTTGTTTATGAAGCCTGTGAAGCTAACTCTATTTGCTATCCCCATATGCTGAACGCTTTCTTCGACGTCTTTTCTAAGAGGTCCATCACCAATAAGCCAAAGATGCACGTTAGGTACTAACTCAATTATCCTTTTATAGATCCGCAACAAGCCAACATGATTTTTTTCAAAAGTGAAACCTCCTACATGCACTAGGTTTTTAGATCCAGAGAAGGCAGTACGAGCAAAAGGGTTACTAACACGTAACTTAGGCTCCAAACCTATCGGAATAGTTAAGGTCTTTTTTGCCAATTCTGGAAAGAGCCTCACTATGTCACCTCTTGAATAATCGCTTACTGATGCAACTGCATCAACTTTACTTAGCAAAAACCTTGTGTAAACTTTTTGTAACGGATTCTTTAGATAAGAACTTAGCGTACTTGCATTACGGAACACAATTGGCTGAGGCCATTTGTGCAACAGCTTTGAAAACACAGCATATTTTAATGTATCTCCAGCATTCGCTTGTATAACATCAGGGTTCATTTCCTTTATAACATCCGCTAACGCTTTCCAACCATTTTTATCCCAAAGGCGAGCTTGAGCATTTGCACCTAGCAATTGGTAGTTGTTTCTCTTAAACTTACCAGCTTCGTTCCCAGCATACAGTGCTAGTAATTTGGAGGCGTGTCCTTGCTGTTCTAAATTATCAGATAATTGAGCTGCGAAAGTTTCAGCACCACGAGGTTGTGGC includes:
- a CDS encoding glycosyltransferase family 2 protein, which encodes MNKSVGVIILTCNRLKLLKITLCKVLAQTHKSIQVLVVDNNSLDGTREYLDSMDNIEKIYLSENTGPAGGFYEGVKFFAEKTNVDYVWMMDDDFFPFDSCLEVLLNSTNDKTVVFPYIREKDFATRRMPGWWGVLIPMQVIKHVGYPRKDFFFWAEDSEYLMDRMRDKFNYPLKWVPAAKGVHFTTRVTNYRQPWRYYYTVRNMLYMRLYVKERTTLRAYKLVRSWVKLLGAILLKENNKSAKLEWFFRGTVHGVTKKLGKTIDPHVAKDKSSSRYKVSR
- a CDS encoding glycosyltransferase yields the protein MEILQLIQKPQPRGAETFAAQLSDNLEQQGHASKLLALYAGNEAGKFKRNNYQLLGANAQARLWDKNGWKALADVIKEMNPDVIQANAGDTLKYAVFSKLLHKWPQPIVFRNASTLSSYLKNPLQKVYTRFLLSKVDAVASVSDYSRGDIVRLFPELAKKTLTIPIGLEPKLRVSNPFARTAFSGSKNLVHVGGFTFEKNHVGLLRIYKRIIELVPNVHLWLIGDGPLRKDVEESVQHMGIANRVSFTGFINNPLEYIAHGDALLLPSVIEGLPGVILEAMLYETPVVANNVGGISEVVIPDKTGWLVERGEEEAFAQAVNNCLTNKSKVSSLVGCALSMVEEKYMNKNIASSFANLYQKLSNRI
- a CDS encoding GNAT family N-acetyltransferase, giving the protein MEYEVRAATEQDLPAILDLFELSLGSDGGAPVETFWRWKHIDNPFGRSPVLLAFDKDKLIGLRAFMRWRWELNSKNIPAFRAVDTATHPDYRGKGIFSKLTKALIQELKQTEPSCFIYNTPNTQSKPGYLKMGWKVLGKPNVVGSIALAFSRKALERFEKYRGSLQKVDFDNLPFKPASSQGLVHTHHTLAYFRWRYQLIPEIPYGSYVYEGKERAIMLFFHLKMRGRFYELRICDEIWSDGVAESATALKAYHSLARKLGTPVISFIPNYKMNFVQTVAYRVFSLKKYAPEITIREVNDAELITRVEDANNWSFNLGDLELF
- a CDS encoding glycosyltransferase, producing the protein MSQKIKVLHVIKSLGRGGAEMLLPETLKYHNKVEFEFHYIYFLPWKNQMVEAIKNNGGVVSCFEASNNIQIFQKVPSLVRYIREQGINLVHCHLPWAGIAGRIAAKLTGVPVIYTEHNNFSRYHSLTKFASRLTISLNQLIIPVSRDAEVALKKFVSPEKIKLILNGVDTGSFRKTSEDAGFRSKLEIPADNLVVATAAVFREQKRLDNFLKVAEGVCSTNDKVSFIIVGDGPEKEKLKVLAEPLRSQGKVHFAGLQENVKPYFNMADVYLMTSDFEGLPIALLEAMSMSCAIVSTAVGGVPEVVENGVSGLLCDAGDVVALEKNVNLLLQDKEKRTTLAANARERVEQRFSMKNMVQKLEVVYKQYAKYGV
- the asnB gene encoding asparagine synthase (glutamine-hydrolyzing); protein product: MCGIFGKVGSLRERDMHVATEMLCHRGPDGQVHKTYAQNVHFFHARLSIVDIEGGTQPMDDEGLAIIFNGEIYNHQELRTKFGLTGKTRSDTETVLLMYKQLGLDMLSHMDGMFAIALFDKKQGKVFLLRDRAGKKPLYIGVADDGIYFGSEQNLLQKIMRPSIYLPSIAEYLQTGMVYGKNTPYKDIYELQPGHRISIDVENLSMSEQQQWWSIEPYYEQVLELQEQEALALLDEKLKIAVKRRVESSDLEVGCFLSGGIDSGIMAAMASELKPNLRTFTVKFQNEYDESVVAKQVAKYLNTNHQELEVSYDKLTNDFESIVRAYGEPFMDDSQIPSYYVAREAKKHVTVIINGDGGDELFGGYRRYVPFAHSFFRNGVVKGASKAVAPFLPAPASKMNMYNYLYRLVKLSSRNDFEQYLSASTDVLFDYKRDYKVQPEPSFQTLVARNFSKNISGLRKIMLTDFQGILPYILLKKIDISSMQSSLEGRSPFLSKEIMEFAPSLSDNLKIRGGTTKYLLRKLASQYLPAGNDKLPKKGFEVPIINLVDKDINPLLKDYVNSSDCLYKEVIDPKLVQRLMNGTLNISKDKRAKILFSLLTMEIWYKNQKQV